One genomic window of Roseateles sp. DAIF2 includes the following:
- a CDS encoding DUF1488 family protein: MQAFYHLTSGSVRFWVLVDQALVGASIRKETLHYRYNPYSLDDDPLSTYLAHAAEIDEIVRRRVAGGSREPVIVRDHDMR; encoded by the coding sequence ATGCAAGCGTTCTATCACCTTACTTCCGGATCGGTGCGCTTCTGGGTGCTCGTCGACCAGGCCCTCGTGGGAGCCAGCATCAGGAAGGAAACCCTGCACTACCGCTACAACCCCTACAGCCTGGACGACGACCCCTTGAGCACCTATCTGGCCCATGCCGCGGAGATTGACGAGATCGTGCGCCGCCGCGTCGCCGGCGGTTCACGCGAGCCGGTGATCGTGCGGGATCACGACATGCGGTGA